A genomic window from Sparus aurata chromosome 14, fSpaAur1.1, whole genome shotgun sequence includes:
- the ppp1r12a gene encoding protein phosphatase 1 regulatory subunit 12A isoform X2 encodes MKMADAKQKRNEQLKRWLGSETDLEPPILKKKKTKVKFDDGAVFLAACSSGDTEEVLRMLDRGADINYANVDGLTALHQACIDDNVDMVTFLVEHGAGINQPDNEGWIPLHAAASCGYLDIAEYLISQGASVGVVNSEGETPLDIAEEEAMEELLQNEINRQGVDIEAARKEEERVMLRDARQWLNSGQIQDVRHAKSGGTSLHVAAAKGYVEVLKLLIQAGYDVNIKDYDGWTPLHAASHWGKEEACRILVENLCDMDLINKMGQTAFDVADEDVLGYLEELQKKQNLLMSGKKDVKKSPLIETTTTGDNNQSLKPLKSKETLLLEPEKSAPRIETLEPEKVDEEEEGKKDESSCSSEEEEDEDSESENEADKSKPSASVSNSTTPTTTSITVSPPTSPTNQTAQPAGKVSAKVTEEERKDESPSSWRLGLRKTGSYGALAEITATKEAQKEKDTTGVMRSASSPRLSSSLDNKDKEKEKDKGTRLAYVAPTIPRRLASTSDIDEKENRDSTALIRSGSYTRRRWDDDLKNSEGSASTNRTPSYQRSTSHTLALGRSGSTRDVPAKSSSTSSLDPNTCNTKPWQPPTSHYQSYSIYRSGSFGRRHEDLGSSTTSSSTTTTTSSSVTSPTGHRGLLSSLGSSSTRTGSTSLTSRYWSEESAEREKEKEKESAAVIPTINTGSTTTTTSTTTTTATSTTTTGIVTGSERRRSYLTPVRDEESESQRKARSRQARQSRRSTQGVTLTDLQEAEKTIGRSRPGTKTREEEKEEKEKQDKEKQEEKKETETKEDDYRSKYRSFEERYRPSSSSSAISTASTASTPSYSSTSLSSSSSSLNRPNSLTGITSSYSRSSRDTEKETDRKDEEKEGEDKSQPRSIRDRRRPREKRRSTGVSFWTQDGDENDPDQQSDSEEGSTKGEPQSDRLSRNEVTSSLDRNDTLSSRGYGESRRTYSSRLDRDDTTDYKKLYEQILAENEKLKAQLRDTDLELADLKLQLEKATQRQERYADRSQLEMEKRERRALERKISEMEEELKNLPQVKQVQALRQVKERLQAENRALSRVLAKLSQSACSQLPTVDL; translated from the exons GCCTGCATAGACGACAATGTCGACATGGTGACTTTCCTGGTGGAGCATGGGGCCGGCATCAACCAGCCTGACAATGAGGGCTGGATCCCCCTCCACGCTGCAGCCTCCTGCGGCTACCTAGACATAGCAGA GTATCTCATCAGCCAGGGTGCCAGTGTAGGAGTAGTGAACAGTGAAGGTGAGACGCCTCTGGACATTGCTGAAGAGGAGGCAATGGAGGAGCTCCTGCAGAATGAGATCAACAGACAAG GCGTGGACATAGAGGCAGccaggaaggaggaggagcgggtCATGCTGAGGGATGCCCGGCAGTGGCTCAACAGCGGCCAGATCCAAGACGTCCGGCACGCCAAGTCAGGAGGAACGTCGCTCCATGTAGCTGCTGCGAAGGGATACGTTGAGGTTTTAAA GCTTTTAATCCAGGCAGGATATGATGTAAATATTAAGGACTACGATGGCTGGACTCCTCTACATGCAGCATCACACTGGGGCAAAGAGGAGGCATGTAGGATACTGGTGGAGAATCTATGTGACATGGACCTCATTAATAAAATG GGCCAGACAGCTTTTGATGTAGCAGATGAAGATGTTCTGGGTTACTTGGAAGAActacaaaagaaacaaaatctg CTGATGAGTGGCAAGAAAGACGTTAAGAAATCTCCTTTGATTGAAACAACAACCACCGGGGACAACAACCAATCACTGAAACCACTCAAGAG CAAAGAAACACTGCTTCTGGAGCCAGAAAAGAGCGCCCCACGCATCGAGACCTTAGAACCGGAGAAGgtggatgaagaagaggaggggaagaaggACGAGTCGAGCTGCTccagtgaagaagaggaggatgaagattcGGAGTCGGAGAATGAAGCAG ACAAGAGCAAGCCTTCAGCATCCGTGAGCAACAGCACGACGCCCACGACGACCAGCATCACCGTGTCACCTCCAACTAGCCCAACTAACCAG ACTGCTCAGCCTGCTGGAAAGGTCTCTGCTAAAGTgaccgaggaggagaggaaggacgAGTCTCCATCGTCGTGGCGGCTGGGTTTGAGGAAGACGGGCAGCTACGGCGCGCTGGCGGAGATCACAGCTACCAAGGAGGCTCAGAAGGAAAAGGACACGACCGGGGTGATGCGCTCAGCCTCGAGCcctcgcctctcctcctccctggacaacaaagacaaagagaag GAAAAGGATAAAGGGACCCGACTTGCCTACGTGGCCCCCACCATCCCCAGGAGACTGGCCAGTACTTCAGACATTGACGAGAAGGAAAACAG GGACTCTACTGCTCTGATACGTAGTGGCTCATACACCCGGCGACGCTGGGACGACGACCTGAAGAACAGCGAAGGAAGCGCCTCCACCAACCGAACCCCCAGCTACCAGCGCAG CACGTCCCACACGCTAGCACTAGGGCGGAGCGGCAGCACGCGGGACGTGCCAGCCAAGTCTTCGTCCACCTCCAGCTTGGACCCTAACACCTGTAATACTAAACCCTGGCAGCCACCCACCTCCCACTACCAGTCTTACAGCATTTACCGCAG CGGCTCTTTTGGCAGAAGACACGAGGACCTGGGTTCCTcgaccacctcctcctccacgaccaccaccacctcctcatCTGTTACCTCGCCCACAGGCCATCGCGGCCTGCTCTCTAGCCtgggctcctcctccacccgcACTGGCTCCACCAGTCTCACCAGCAG GTACTGGTCAGAGGAGAGTGCAGAGAGggaaaaggagaaggagaaggagtctGCTGCAGTCATCCCCACTATAAACACTGGCTCTACTACGACCACCACATCTACCACTACCACCACTGCTACATCTACCACTACCACTGGCATTGTCACTGGCTCTGAAAGGCGCAG GTCATACCTAACGCCAGTGCGGGACGAGGAGTCAGAATCCCAGAGGAAAGCTCGCTCCAGACAGGCTCGACAGTCAAGGAGGTCCACCCAG GGTGTTACTCTGACTGACCTGCAAGAGGCTGAGAAAACAATCGGCAGGAGTCGTCCTGGCACAAAGACccgggaggaggagaaggaggagaaagagaagcaggacaaggagaagcaggaggagaagaaggagacgGAGACCAAGGAAGACGATTACCGATCGAAGTATCGCAGCTTTGAAGAG CGCTACCGAccttcgtcttcctcctccgccATTTCCACAGCCAGCACTGCCTCCACCCCGTCCTACTCTAGCACCTCTTTGTCCTCCAGTTCGAGCTCCCTCAACAGGCCTAACAGTCTGACGGGCATCACCTCCTCCTATAGCCGTTCCTCCAGAGATACAGAAAAAG AAACGGACAGAAAGgacgaggagaaggagggagaggacaaGTCTCAGCCCCGCTCCATCCGGGATCGCAGGCGGCCCCGCGAGAAGAGACGCTCCACTGGGGTCTCCTTCTGGACCCAAGAT ggTGATGAAAATGACCCTGACCAGCAGTCCGACTCAGAGGAGGGCAGCACCAAGGGAGAGCCACAG AGTGACAGATTGTCCAG GAACGAGGTCACTTCATCCTTAGATCGCAATGACACTCTTTCTAGCCGTGGCTACGGTGAGAGTCGGAGGACATACTCGAGCCGACTGGATAGAGACGACACCACTGATTATAAGAAG CTCTACGAGCAGATCTTAGCTGAGAACGAGAAGTTGAAGGCCCAGTTACGTGACACAGACCTGGAGCTGGCAGACTTGAAGCTACAACTAGAGAAGGCCACACAG AGGCAGGAACGCTATGCCGACCGATCACAGCTTGAGATGGAGAAAAGG GAAAGAAGAGCTCTAGAAAGGAAGATTTCTGAGATGGAGGAGGAACTTAAG AACCTCCCCCAGGTAAAGCAGGTTCAGGCCCTGCGGCAGGTTAAAGAGCGGCTGCAGGCTGAGAACCGGGCCCTGTCCCGCGTGTTGGCAAAGCTCTCGCAGTCCGCCTGCAGCCAGCTGCCCACCGTCGACCTCTAA
- the ppp1r12a gene encoding protein phosphatase 1 regulatory subunit 12A isoform X5, translating to MKMADAKQKRNEQLKRWLGSETDLEPPILKKKKTKVKFDDGAVFLAACSSGDTEEVLRMLDRGADINYANVDGLTALHQACIDDNVDMVTFLVEHGAGINQPDNEGWIPLHAAASCGYLDIAEYLISQGASVGVVNSEGETPLDIAEEEAMEELLQNEINRQGVDIEAARKEEERVMLRDARQWLNSGQIQDVRHAKSGGTSLHVAAAKGYVEVLKLLIQAGYDVNIKDYDGWTPLHAASHWGKEEACRILVENLCDMDLINKMGQTAFDVADEDVLGYLEELQKKQNLLMSGKKDVKKSPLIETTTTGDNNQSLKPLKSKETLLLEPEKSAPRIETLEPEKVDEEEEGKKDESSCSSEEEEDEDSESENEADKSKPSASVSNSTTPTTTSITVSPPTSPTNQVTTPTSPVKKTAQPAGKVSAKVTEEERKDESPSSWRLGLRKTGSYGALAEITATKEAQKEKDTTGVMRSASSPRLSSSLDNKDKEKEKDKGTRLAYVAPTIPRRLASTSDIDEKENRDSTALIRSGSYTRRRWDDDLKNSEGSASTNRTPSYQRSGSFGRRHEDLGSSTTSSSTTTTTSSSVTSPTGHRGLLSSLGSSSTRTGSTSLTSRYWSEESAEREKEKEKESAAVIPTINTGSTTTTTSTTTTTATSTTTTGIVTGSERRRSYLTPVRDEESESQRKARSRQARQSRRSTQGVTLTDLQEAEKTIGRSRPGTKTREEEKEEKEKQDKEKQEEKKETETKEDDYRSKYRSFEERYRPSSSSSAISTASTASTPSYSSTSLSSSSSSLNRPNSLTGITSSYSRSSRDTEKETDRKDEEKEGEDKSQPRSIRDRRRPREKRRSTGVSFWTQDGDENDPDQQSDSEEGSTKGEPQSDRLSRNEVTSSLDRNDTLSSRGYGESRRTYSSRLDRDDTTDYKKLYEQILAENEKLKAQLRDTDLELADLKLQLEKATQRQERYADRSQLEMEKRERRALERKISEMEEELKMLPDLKADNQRLKDENGALIRVISKLSK from the exons GCCTGCATAGACGACAATGTCGACATGGTGACTTTCCTGGTGGAGCATGGGGCCGGCATCAACCAGCCTGACAATGAGGGCTGGATCCCCCTCCACGCTGCAGCCTCCTGCGGCTACCTAGACATAGCAGA GTATCTCATCAGCCAGGGTGCCAGTGTAGGAGTAGTGAACAGTGAAGGTGAGACGCCTCTGGACATTGCTGAAGAGGAGGCAATGGAGGAGCTCCTGCAGAATGAGATCAACAGACAAG GCGTGGACATAGAGGCAGccaggaaggaggaggagcgggtCATGCTGAGGGATGCCCGGCAGTGGCTCAACAGCGGCCAGATCCAAGACGTCCGGCACGCCAAGTCAGGAGGAACGTCGCTCCATGTAGCTGCTGCGAAGGGATACGTTGAGGTTTTAAA GCTTTTAATCCAGGCAGGATATGATGTAAATATTAAGGACTACGATGGCTGGACTCCTCTACATGCAGCATCACACTGGGGCAAAGAGGAGGCATGTAGGATACTGGTGGAGAATCTATGTGACATGGACCTCATTAATAAAATG GGCCAGACAGCTTTTGATGTAGCAGATGAAGATGTTCTGGGTTACTTGGAAGAActacaaaagaaacaaaatctg CTGATGAGTGGCAAGAAAGACGTTAAGAAATCTCCTTTGATTGAAACAACAACCACCGGGGACAACAACCAATCACTGAAACCACTCAAGAG CAAAGAAACACTGCTTCTGGAGCCAGAAAAGAGCGCCCCACGCATCGAGACCTTAGAACCGGAGAAGgtggatgaagaagaggaggggaagaaggACGAGTCGAGCTGCTccagtgaagaagaggaggatgaagattcGGAGTCGGAGAATGAAGCAG ACAAGAGCAAGCCTTCAGCATCCGTGAGCAACAGCACGACGCCCACGACGACCAGCATCACCGTGTCACCTCCAACTAGCCCAACTAACCAGGTGACGACCCCCACTTCTCCAGTAAAGAAG ACTGCTCAGCCTGCTGGAAAGGTCTCTGCTAAAGTgaccgaggaggagaggaaggacgAGTCTCCATCGTCGTGGCGGCTGGGTTTGAGGAAGACGGGCAGCTACGGCGCGCTGGCGGAGATCACAGCTACCAAGGAGGCTCAGAAGGAAAAGGACACGACCGGGGTGATGCGCTCAGCCTCGAGCcctcgcctctcctcctccctggacaacaaagacaaagagaag GAAAAGGATAAAGGGACCCGACTTGCCTACGTGGCCCCCACCATCCCCAGGAGACTGGCCAGTACTTCAGACATTGACGAGAAGGAAAACAG GGACTCTACTGCTCTGATACGTAGTGGCTCATACACCCGGCGACGCTGGGACGACGACCTGAAGAACAGCGAAGGAAGCGCCTCCACCAACCGAACCCCCAGCTACCAGCGCAG CGGCTCTTTTGGCAGAAGACACGAGGACCTGGGTTCCTcgaccacctcctcctccacgaccaccaccacctcctcatCTGTTACCTCGCCCACAGGCCATCGCGGCCTGCTCTCTAGCCtgggctcctcctccacccgcACTGGCTCCACCAGTCTCACCAGCAG GTACTGGTCAGAGGAGAGTGCAGAGAGggaaaaggagaaggagaaggagtctGCTGCAGTCATCCCCACTATAAACACTGGCTCTACTACGACCACCACATCTACCACTACCACCACTGCTACATCTACCACTACCACTGGCATTGTCACTGGCTCTGAAAGGCGCAG GTCATACCTAACGCCAGTGCGGGACGAGGAGTCAGAATCCCAGAGGAAAGCTCGCTCCAGACAGGCTCGACAGTCAAGGAGGTCCACCCAG GGTGTTACTCTGACTGACCTGCAAGAGGCTGAGAAAACAATCGGCAGGAGTCGTCCTGGCACAAAGACccgggaggaggagaaggaggagaaagagaagcaggacaaggagaagcaggaggagaagaaggagacgGAGACCAAGGAAGACGATTACCGATCGAAGTATCGCAGCTTTGAAGAG CGCTACCGAccttcgtcttcctcctccgccATTTCCACAGCCAGCACTGCCTCCACCCCGTCCTACTCTAGCACCTCTTTGTCCTCCAGTTCGAGCTCCCTCAACAGGCCTAACAGTCTGACGGGCATCACCTCCTCCTATAGCCGTTCCTCCAGAGATACAGAAAAAG AAACGGACAGAAAGgacgaggagaaggagggagaggacaaGTCTCAGCCCCGCTCCATCCGGGATCGCAGGCGGCCCCGCGAGAAGAGACGCTCCACTGGGGTCTCCTTCTGGACCCAAGAT ggTGATGAAAATGACCCTGACCAGCAGTCCGACTCAGAGGAGGGCAGCACCAAGGGAGAGCCACAG AGTGACAGATTGTCCAG GAACGAGGTCACTTCATCCTTAGATCGCAATGACACTCTTTCTAGCCGTGGCTACGGTGAGAGTCGGAGGACATACTCGAGCCGACTGGATAGAGACGACACCACTGATTATAAGAAG CTCTACGAGCAGATCTTAGCTGAGAACGAGAAGTTGAAGGCCCAGTTACGTGACACAGACCTGGAGCTGGCAGACTTGAAGCTACAACTAGAGAAGGCCACACAG AGGCAGGAACGCTATGCCGACCGATCACAGCTTGAGATGGAGAAAAGG GAAAGAAGAGCTCTAGAAAGGAAGATTTCTGAGATGGAGGAGGAACTTAAG ATGCTCCCAGACTTGAAAGCAGACAACCAGAGACTAAAGGACGAGAACGGAGCGCTCATTCGAGTCATTAGCAAGCTTTCCAAGTAG
- the ppp1r12a gene encoding protein phosphatase 1 regulatory subunit 12A isoform X4 codes for MKMADAKQKRNEQLKRWLGSETDLEPPILKKKKTKVKFDDGAVFLAACSSGDTEEVLRMLDRGADINYANVDGLTALHQACIDDNVDMVTFLVEHGAGINQPDNEGWIPLHAAASCGYLDIAEYLISQGASVGVVNSEGETPLDIAEEEAMEELLQNEINRQGVDIEAARKEEERVMLRDARQWLNSGQIQDVRHAKSGGTSLHVAAAKGYVEVLKLLIQAGYDVNIKDYDGWTPLHAASHWGKEEACRILVENLCDMDLINKMGQTAFDVADEDVLGYLEELQKKQNLLMSGKKDVKKSPLIETTTTGDNNQSLKPLKSKETLLLEPEKSAPRIETLEPEKVDEEEEGKKDESSCSSEEEEDEDSESENEADKSKPSASVSNSTTPTTTSITVSPPTSPTNQVTTPTSPVKKTAQPAGKVSAKVTEEERKDESPSSWRLGLRKTGSYGALAEITATKEAQKEKDTTGVMRSASSPRLSSSLDNKDKEKEKDKGTRLAYVAPTIPRRLASTSDIDEKENRDSTALIRSGSYTRRRWDDDLKNSEGSASTNRTPSYQRSGSFGRRHEDLGSSTTSSSTTTTTSSSVTSPTGHRGLLSSLGSSSTRTGSTSLTSRYWSEESAEREKEKEKESAAVIPTINTGSTTTTTSTTTTTATSTTTTGIVTGSERRRSYLTPVRDEESESQRKARSRQARQSRRSTQGVTLTDLQEAEKTIGRSRPGTKTREEEKEEKEKQDKEKQEEKKETETKEDDYRSKYRSFEERYRPSSSSSAISTASTASTPSYSSTSLSSSSSSLNRPNSLTGITSSYSRSSRDTEKETDRKDEEKEGEDKSQPRSIRDRRRPREKRRSTGVSFWTQDGDENDPDQQSDSEEGSTKGEPQSDRLSRNEVTSSLDRNDTLSSRGYGESRRTYSSRLDRDDTTDYKKLYEQILAENEKLKAQLRDTDLELADLKLQLEKATQRQERYADRSQLEMEKRERRALERKISEMEEELKNLPQVKQVQALRQVKERLQAENRALSRVLAKLSQSACSQLPTVDL; via the exons GCCTGCATAGACGACAATGTCGACATGGTGACTTTCCTGGTGGAGCATGGGGCCGGCATCAACCAGCCTGACAATGAGGGCTGGATCCCCCTCCACGCTGCAGCCTCCTGCGGCTACCTAGACATAGCAGA GTATCTCATCAGCCAGGGTGCCAGTGTAGGAGTAGTGAACAGTGAAGGTGAGACGCCTCTGGACATTGCTGAAGAGGAGGCAATGGAGGAGCTCCTGCAGAATGAGATCAACAGACAAG GCGTGGACATAGAGGCAGccaggaaggaggaggagcgggtCATGCTGAGGGATGCCCGGCAGTGGCTCAACAGCGGCCAGATCCAAGACGTCCGGCACGCCAAGTCAGGAGGAACGTCGCTCCATGTAGCTGCTGCGAAGGGATACGTTGAGGTTTTAAA GCTTTTAATCCAGGCAGGATATGATGTAAATATTAAGGACTACGATGGCTGGACTCCTCTACATGCAGCATCACACTGGGGCAAAGAGGAGGCATGTAGGATACTGGTGGAGAATCTATGTGACATGGACCTCATTAATAAAATG GGCCAGACAGCTTTTGATGTAGCAGATGAAGATGTTCTGGGTTACTTGGAAGAActacaaaagaaacaaaatctg CTGATGAGTGGCAAGAAAGACGTTAAGAAATCTCCTTTGATTGAAACAACAACCACCGGGGACAACAACCAATCACTGAAACCACTCAAGAG CAAAGAAACACTGCTTCTGGAGCCAGAAAAGAGCGCCCCACGCATCGAGACCTTAGAACCGGAGAAGgtggatgaagaagaggaggggaagaaggACGAGTCGAGCTGCTccagtgaagaagaggaggatgaagattcGGAGTCGGAGAATGAAGCAG ACAAGAGCAAGCCTTCAGCATCCGTGAGCAACAGCACGACGCCCACGACGACCAGCATCACCGTGTCACCTCCAACTAGCCCAACTAACCAGGTGACGACCCCCACTTCTCCAGTAAAGAAG ACTGCTCAGCCTGCTGGAAAGGTCTCTGCTAAAGTgaccgaggaggagaggaaggacgAGTCTCCATCGTCGTGGCGGCTGGGTTTGAGGAAGACGGGCAGCTACGGCGCGCTGGCGGAGATCACAGCTACCAAGGAGGCTCAGAAGGAAAAGGACACGACCGGGGTGATGCGCTCAGCCTCGAGCcctcgcctctcctcctccctggacaacaaagacaaagagaag GAAAAGGATAAAGGGACCCGACTTGCCTACGTGGCCCCCACCATCCCCAGGAGACTGGCCAGTACTTCAGACATTGACGAGAAGGAAAACAG GGACTCTACTGCTCTGATACGTAGTGGCTCATACACCCGGCGACGCTGGGACGACGACCTGAAGAACAGCGAAGGAAGCGCCTCCACCAACCGAACCCCCAGCTACCAGCGCAG CGGCTCTTTTGGCAGAAGACACGAGGACCTGGGTTCCTcgaccacctcctcctccacgaccaccaccacctcctcatCTGTTACCTCGCCCACAGGCCATCGCGGCCTGCTCTCTAGCCtgggctcctcctccacccgcACTGGCTCCACCAGTCTCACCAGCAG GTACTGGTCAGAGGAGAGTGCAGAGAGggaaaaggagaaggagaaggagtctGCTGCAGTCATCCCCACTATAAACACTGGCTCTACTACGACCACCACATCTACCACTACCACCACTGCTACATCTACCACTACCACTGGCATTGTCACTGGCTCTGAAAGGCGCAG GTCATACCTAACGCCAGTGCGGGACGAGGAGTCAGAATCCCAGAGGAAAGCTCGCTCCAGACAGGCTCGACAGTCAAGGAGGTCCACCCAG GGTGTTACTCTGACTGACCTGCAAGAGGCTGAGAAAACAATCGGCAGGAGTCGTCCTGGCACAAAGACccgggaggaggagaaggaggagaaagagaagcaggacaaggagaagcaggaggagaagaaggagacgGAGACCAAGGAAGACGATTACCGATCGAAGTATCGCAGCTTTGAAGAG CGCTACCGAccttcgtcttcctcctccgccATTTCCACAGCCAGCACTGCCTCCACCCCGTCCTACTCTAGCACCTCTTTGTCCTCCAGTTCGAGCTCCCTCAACAGGCCTAACAGTCTGACGGGCATCACCTCCTCCTATAGCCGTTCCTCCAGAGATACAGAAAAAG AAACGGACAGAAAGgacgaggagaaggagggagaggacaaGTCTCAGCCCCGCTCCATCCGGGATCGCAGGCGGCCCCGCGAGAAGAGACGCTCCACTGGGGTCTCCTTCTGGACCCAAGAT ggTGATGAAAATGACCCTGACCAGCAGTCCGACTCAGAGGAGGGCAGCACCAAGGGAGAGCCACAG AGTGACAGATTGTCCAG GAACGAGGTCACTTCATCCTTAGATCGCAATGACACTCTTTCTAGCCGTGGCTACGGTGAGAGTCGGAGGACATACTCGAGCCGACTGGATAGAGACGACACCACTGATTATAAGAAG CTCTACGAGCAGATCTTAGCTGAGAACGAGAAGTTGAAGGCCCAGTTACGTGACACAGACCTGGAGCTGGCAGACTTGAAGCTACAACTAGAGAAGGCCACACAG AGGCAGGAACGCTATGCCGACCGATCACAGCTTGAGATGGAGAAAAGG GAAAGAAGAGCTCTAGAAAGGAAGATTTCTGAGATGGAGGAGGAACTTAAG AACCTCCCCCAGGTAAAGCAGGTTCAGGCCCTGCGGCAGGTTAAAGAGCGGCTGCAGGCTGAGAACCGGGCCCTGTCCCGCGTGTTGGCAAAGCTCTCGCAGTCCGCCTGCAGCCAGCTGCCCACCGTCGACCTCTAA